The following is a genomic window from Halichoerus grypus chromosome 5, mHalGry1.hap1.1, whole genome shotgun sequence.
CTACCCTAGCACTCACCCCAGGCTCCTCCCTCCTGTTGGTCTCCTTTGCCAGATTCTCTTAAATCTTCTTCTGTCCATCTCCAACTGAGCAGAATTTTGTTTAAGATGTTTCTCATCTTTCTCACCTGGATGATCTGGTCAGCTTCCTTCCAAATGGTCCTTCGGTCTCTGGTCTCCATCCAGGCTGCCAGAGGAACCTTCCAACGTGTAAATGAGCCCAGGTCCCACACCTTGGCCGATAGCTTTCAACTATCTAAAaagtattcataaaataaataaataaataaaaatagccagTAGTCAGAACATTCCCAAGAAAAACGCTGCAAAACAAGGGTTCTTTGGCCAAAATGTTTGGGAAATAAAACTTCCTCTGTCCCCCTTTTAGGGAGTCAGTCTGCACAGGAGCGTAATAAGGGTTGAAGAAGCCCTGCGGTAAAGAATCCTATTTAGACCTGTCGGACCCAGTGGTTCTGTCTTCCCTGACGTAGTGGCCTTTCCTCCACAGCCTCTGATGAACATCTAGGGGAAAGTGTGTTCCAGGAATGCTCTTTGGGAAACGCTGCCTGGCAGGATCAAGTTCAGGTTCCTTAGCATGATTGCCTTTCaccattcccctccccacccctgctgcacCCCAAATCACCTGCAGTTCCCTTTGGGTTCTTTTCTACCTCTGTGGGCCTGTTCCTAGAAGGACCCTCATCTCTACTTTGTGATGGACAAATCTCTACTAATTCTTCAAGAGTTGGCCCAAAGGGCACCTTCTTCGTGactccttcccctctcttctttttgGGTTCACTGTTGCTAGGCCTTGCGGCTGTCAGCATTTGCCTGTTTGCAGGTCTGTCACCACTGAAAGATCAGTTTGGAGTGGTCAGGCGAGCCTCCCTCCATGTCCCTAGCGCTCACCTGGCACAGGGTACTTGGGAGGGGTGCGGGGAGTATTGGTTAAACAAGTGGCATCAAAGGGTTGAGACCCCGTGCTGGGGCTGGAGACCACACTGCCTCAAAGGATGGCCAGTGTTTCCCAACCTCAGCATCATTGACATTTTGAGCCAGACAACTTGTTGtggcctcacccccaccccatgcattgtaggatgtttagcagcatccccggCCTGTCTCCCCTAGATGCCAGCAACAACCCCCTCCCCAGTGTGACAATCAGAAATGTCTCTAGACTTTGCCAAATACCCCCTGGGGAGCAAAATCGTCTCTGGTTGAGACCACTGCTCCAGACCTAAGCTATTCCGGTTGTTTTCCTGTCTCTGAGCAGACGATCTTTTTCTCAGACAGTTTAACCCGTTGTCCTTCTTGACCTTAAAACTTTCTCATGGATAAAAAATCCCCTCCTTCCACACCAGAGGCTGAGCTTTTCTTCCTCTGGGGAGGGACAGGGTAGGTTCCAGGAAAAGTGCAGCTTCAGTAGCTCCTTGGGAAATGGCCGAGGCAGCCTGGAGAGTGAGCCCGTGTTGTACCTGGAGCTGGGGAgacattttggggggggggtctcttgCTTCGGGCATCTGTGCCAGTTCTCCTGGGAGATGATGCTGGGAGGTTTGTCAAGCAGCTTTTCGAGGAGCTGTCATCCTGGCCTGTACTTTCTGAATAGCACATTCGTTGTGTACGAAGAAACTCCAGTCTCCTCACTTCCCACTCTTGTGGGAGCCTGGGAAAGAGGGAGGTTTCTCCTACAGCCGCCTTCTTACCCCTGTTCTACCCTTGCAGTCAGTGCCGAGGGGAGCCAGGCCTGTGCCAAAGGTTGTGAGCTCTGCTCTGAGGTCAACGGCTGCCTCAAGTGCTCGCCCAAGCTGTTCATCCTGCTGGAGAGGAACGACATTCGCCAGGTGGGCGTCTGCTTGCCTTCCTGCCCACCTGGATACTTCGATGCCCGCAACCCCGACATGAACAAGTGCATCAGTGAGTGTGGGGAGGGCTGGAGAAGGCTCTGGACACTGGGGGAGGGTGCTTTGAATTGTTGGGGGCAGGCAAGAGGAGTAGAGGGGACACAGAGGAGGGGAGATGAGGCTCCTGATTCAAATATCCAGCTGCCAGCCCCACATCTCAGAGTCCATCCACCTTTCCAGCTCCACGAGTCCATATCAGAACCGTATCTCCCTCCTCTAAACCTGCACTCCGGCGGTGTCCTGGGCCACTCATGTCATCGACCTGAGAGCCAGCCTGTCATTCATGTCCTCTCCCATCCATCTAATGACCAAACCCTGCCTGCTGCCTTTCCTTTCCATCCTCACGGCTATAGTCTCTCCTGGACCATCCCAGtagcctgcttctctgtcctcCAGCACTCATCCGGTTCCCTTGAGCCCTCCCTCCACGCTGCAGCCAGAAAGATGCTTCTGAAACATGTGTCCTGTCCCATCACACTTCTGCTTGAAAACCACCCCGGCTCCACGGACTGCAGGGAAATCCGAGCCCCTATTAGCCTgtccactccccgccccccacccctgtgcccaGGTCTTCTTGCTGGCTGGGCTTGGCTCTCCCACAGCAGCTGCAGTTCCACGTGCTCTAAGGCACATGCTGTCCCACCTCTGTTCAGGCTCACTGTGACCTACTGGGGGACAGGCAGGGAACCTACTCCGGTGAACAATGCCGGTGCCCCTCCCGTTTGCTCAGAGCCCTGGAGATTAGAACGCATTTCCAGATCACGTATCAGCTGAGTCTCACAACAGCCTTTGGAGGGAGATGGGACCTAAGTGACAGGAGCCTTTTGGGGGGCTGACAACAGTGAGGCTGGCAGGGGAAATGGCTGACCCGAGATCGGCCTTGGGTTCTAATCTCTACTCTGCTTCTTTCTCATTGGATAACTTCAGGTGTGTTGCAGCCTCTCAAAACCTCATCTCTAAGATGAGAGTGCTAGTTTTCACCCCCTAGGGCTGTCGCCAGGGGCATATGGAAAGCCCTTAGTGTCTGGTGCGCCACACACAGTAGTGGCTGTCCTTACCGTATGTCACCTGCAACCAGACCCAGGGCCCTGagcaagagaggagggagggggcgagACGAAGAAGCCACAGagcccaggaggcacagaggaggggTCTGGTGCGGTAGGGTGGGAAGCTTTTGAGGATGGAAGGGGGACCCTGGGGCTGCCCTCTTGGTCCTCAGGGTATTTGGGGTAGGAATTCCTGGCTGTGTCAGCTCCTGTGAAACTGGCAGCCCAAGCCTCAGGTGCCAGAGACTGGGAGGAAGTCAGCCCTGCCCACGGTCTGGGAAGGGAGAGGTTGTGAAAGACTCTGCCTGCTCCCAGCTGGGGCCCTgggaccctccctcccccaacttccccagaggagggagagatggcCGGAGGGGATCAGGGAGGGACCCAGGAGTCCAACCAAGGTCATTCCTGGAACTGGGccttgcagagggagaggaatttGCCCTGGGATCTCTCCTCCCCGCTCcaagcagatttttttctcaGGGCAGGAGGGGAACCAGGGTTTGGGGTGTTGTGGACACCCAGCAATGGGGAGAGGAAACCACACAGCCATGAGCGGGGGTCATTGCATCCCTCAGTTCACCTTTGATTAGGTGGCCCTCTGGGGTGCCATGACATGCCGGgacccttctctctccctgcccacgAACCCCAGAGGGTCCCGCCCTCCTCCTCTGAAACCAGCTCGCTTGGGCCTCACCTTGGTTCCAGGGCCTGGGATTGGGTTTGGGGTGGTGTTAGCTGACCGGCCCCGCCAGCCCCGAAGAGTGGCCACTTTGgcttcctctgcccaccctgtccttgccttccctccctcccaggacTCTCCCGTGGTCATGGCAGGTCCAGGCCAGGGTCCTGCCCTTGGGGGGAGGTGCCCTCGGGTGGGGGACTTTGGGAACAGGGGATGAGCCAGAGGCCCCCAATCTGGCCCTCTCCTCAGAGTGCAAGATTGAGCACTGTGAGGCCTGCTTCAGCCACAACTTCTGTACCAAGTGTAAGGAGAACTTGTACCTGCACAAGGGCCGCTGCTATCCGGCCTGTCCCGAGGGCTCGGCGGCCACCAACGGCACCATGGAGTGCAGCAGTCCTGGTGAGTttgtgggggtgctgggggtggaggcaggggagggacagggagagccTGCTTACCTcccacccgcaccccctcccccgaCCACCATGTGGGGTTTGTCCCAGGGCTTTTCTGCCCTCTGGACTGAAGATGCCTCCAGCCTCAGGCTCAGGCAGAGAGCGGGTGGGAAGGGCTCCCCTGGGGCATTCTGGGGTACCCAGGGGtgaccccctcctccccttctttctccccctcttccttcccttcctgccagCACAATGTGAAATGAGCGAGTGGTCCTTGTGGGGGCAATGCTCCAAGAAGAAGAGGCTCTGTGGCTTCCGGAGGGGCTCCGAGGAGCGGACTCGAAGGGTACTCCATGCCCCTGGTGGGGACCACGCCGTCTGCTCCGACACCAAGGAGACCCGCAGGTGCACAGTGCGGAGGACGCCCTGTCCCGAGGGTGAGCTGCGGCCTCTGCCTCCCCGGGGCTGGGAGTCAGGGACAGCCATGGAGGTCTGACCACTTCTGCCTGGGGAAAGGGCCTCAGGCCAGGGCCAGATGGGAATCCAAAGCTCAAGATGCCATGCTGGGGGAACCAGTGCTGGGTGCTGGCAGAGAGCAGTCCCCAGAACTGTGTGGTGGGAGTTGGAAGCTTTAGTGTCTGTGTCCTCCAATTGCCCCATTTCCTCTGAACCGGCAGAGGTTGGCATTGGAAGGACCCTCAGAGGTCAGATGGGGCTGCAGAGGGGGGTGCTAAGACCCAGGGAGGTGTAGTGATGtgaccaaggccacacagcctgtAGTTGGCAATGATGCGGCAGCTACCCCCGGAGGCAGTGGAGTGGGGCAGAGGAGCTGGGGGCTGTCCTGCTTGTCCTGAGGGCTGTGCCAAACATCTTAGCCCGTTGGGGTCCAAGGTCTGAGGAAACACAAGGAAGAGGAGGGTGTCTGGTTCATCGAGGGATGGGGGCGAAAGGCTCCTGGGACCCCCGTCTCCATACCCATGTTGCAGGGTCCCCTGAAGTGGCCAGTAGTCAGAAGAGGCTTTGAGGGGGACCCCCACTGCCAAAAGGCAGTgactccaacccccccccccccgccccctgcccagcttcctccccactcccctcctagAGCCCTGGGCCATGCCTGGGGCCTCCTTACTTGCTGCAGGACATCCTTTGTTGACTCTTCCTGCTGTTGGGATTGCaggacagaagaggaggaaagggggcCGGGGGGAGAACGCCAACAGGAACCTGAGCAGGAAGGAGAGCAAGGAGGTGGGTGCCGGCGCTCGGAGACGCAAGGGCCAGCAACAGCCGCAGCACCAAGGGACAGTGGGGCCGGTCACGCCTGCGGGGCCCACCTAGGGACATTCGTCACCTCCAGGCCCTCGCAGAAAGAGTCCAGCGCTGCTCTGTGTGATGGAAGCTTTACCGAACTGGAGCGCTGGGGGCAAAGTGTGCACATACTCTCCATACATatacggacacacagacacacacacagggctcATGTCCAAACATGCAACCAACATACatgcgcgcatgcacacacacacacacacaatcaaggCCACTGGAAGACACTTCTCTCTCGGACATCACCGCATGAacagggtggggaggtggaggggtcACCTTTGCCTGGCAGAGGGCCCAGTGGAACAGACTTGGTTTGAGATGCTCCCAAGGGATATGTCAGAGGGACCATTTCCCAGCATCCAAGCCCAAACAGAGTGGAGCCTTCTGGAGGAGCCGATAGGATCTGCCCAGTGTGGCAGACAGGAACCAAAGCTTGAGGACTGTTCAGcatttccagctgtgtgactttatcATTGGAGAGTATTGTTTCACACCCATGATCCGTATCAGGGCTGCCCCGACTCTGAAAACTGCTTACaggtttatttcaaattaaaaacaaaaccaaatgacaACGGTAGCCACGGGCACCACATTCCTTCACAGGGTGCAGGGATTCGTGGGGTATGTGGGAGCAAGACGGGACAGGGCTGAATTTTGAGAGACCCCCCTAATGGCCTCCTGGACAGAGGGTCCAGGGCAGGAAAAAAACTTCGAGGATACTCTGAGGGTGATACCCGGCTTCTCTACAGCCTTGTTACTCagagtgtggtctgtggaccagcatCCATGTTCTCACCGGGCAGCTTGTTAGAAGGGAGAGTCTCAGGTCCCATCCCAGACCTGATGAACCAGAGTCTGCATTATAACGAGGTCCCAGGTGACGGGCATGCACATTCAAGTTTAAGAAGCTCTGCTCCGATCACCTCTACGGATAGAACAAAGGTCCTGGCCAGCTTGCCACAAGAGGGATTCTGGTCCACTATAAAGGAAGACTTCCCAACTGGGAGCGGTAGAATCTGAGTCCTAGAACACTATAGTGGCACCCTAGGGGGAGGGGGTGCTCAGGCTCTCTGGGACGGTTGGGGACCGTTGGATCCAAAGGCAGGACAGCGGACAGCATGACCTCCTGTGGCATCTGAAGTGTCCACTGGCAACCATATGCGCGCCAGGCCCTGGACTGAGGGGTTTCTTGGGGGAGCCAGGCATGGGCCTTGCTCTCCTGGAATAAGAAGTTGATAGGGGTGACAGGCATGAACCAAGGGATCATTCCAATAAATGTGTAATTACAAATGGGTGGGGTTAAGGCCAGGCAACCACTGGCACATACACAGAGCTATGAAAGTgaataaaagtgaataaaaataagactttatCTCAGGGAAGCTTTTCAGAGGAGGTAGTATTTGAGCCAAGCTCTGATGGAGGAGTAGGAGTTAAGACAAAGAGAAGGAATGGTATTCTAGACCAGTGCTGTCTGCTAGAAATACCAGATGAGCCacttatgtaatttaaaatttttctagtagccacatttaacGAGTAAAAAGCAAcaggtgaagttaattttaattatagCTTTTATTACACCAAATATATGCTAAAATGCTAtctttttaatgtaatcaat
Proteins encoded in this region:
- the RSPO1 gene encoding R-spondin-1, which produces MRLGLCVVALVLSWMHLAAGSRGLKGKRQRRISAEGSQACAKGCELCSEVNGCLKCSPKLFILLERNDIRQVGVCLPSCPPGYFDARNPDMNKCIKCKIEHCEACFSHNFCTKCKENLYLHKGRCYPACPEGSAATNGTMECSSPAQCEMSEWSLWGQCSKKKRLCGFRRGSEERTRRVLHAPGGDHAVCSDTKETRRCTVRRTPCPEGQKRRKGGRGENANRNLSRKESKEVGAGARRRKGQQQPQHQGTVGPVTPAGPT